The following are encoded in a window of Pseudalgibacter alginicilyticus genomic DNA:
- a CDS encoding endonuclease MutS2 → MIHIHEKTLQDLEFFTVLQQVSEHCITPLGNEKTLKISPYKTKEDLLNALLLTSEYLSSFYNDNRIPNHGFDAISKELNLLRIENTYLDIHGFKKIVALSLTTNEIVVFIQKFKEYYPTLNTFASHIEVTKVIIEKVDANIDRFGDIKDNASELLFDLRQSINSIKGKINQSFATALHTYHNLDYLDDIRESVVENKRVLAVKAMYRRKVKGAIMGGSKTGSIVYIEPETTLQHTRELNNLEYEEQEEIVRILKEITNYIRPFSGLLKDSQDFLINIDLISAKAKYAKSMNAILPEISEDKSMFLRDAYHPLLYLNNLKKKTTTFPQTIELKQDSRIIVISGPNAGGKSITLKTVGLLQVMLQSGLLIPVHERSKVCLFDRVLSDIGDNQSIENHLSTYSYRLKQMNYFLKKCNKNTLFLIDEFGTGSDPELGGALAETFLEEFYHREAFGIITTHYSNLKILANEMPHMLNANMLFDERTLEPLFKLVIGQAGSSFTFEVAQKNGIPYSLINRAKKKIERSKVRFDATIAKLQKERSKLEKTGQSLKLNEKKKIEEADKLEEINARIQKKLESYQELYDSNQRLIYLGQKINDLAEKYFNNKQKKELMGELFKVVQIENSKRKRVSVKEKKLVKAKETKVKQEVEKKVELIRKKKKEAKKQAVKPPKPKPILKVGDRVRMEDGRAIGSIDKIEKNKAVVNYGIFTTNVSMDQLELVEAIKK, encoded by the coding sequence ATGATACACATTCACGAAAAAACATTACAAGATTTAGAATTTTTCACAGTTTTACAACAAGTTAGCGAGCATTGTATTACACCTTTAGGAAACGAAAAAACTCTAAAAATTTCGCCTTATAAAACTAAAGAGGACTTACTAAATGCCTTACTATTAACCAGTGAGTACCTATCATCTTTTTACAATGACAACCGCATACCTAATCATGGGTTTGATGCGATAAGCAAAGAATTAAACCTTTTACGTATTGAGAACACTTATTTGGATATTCACGGTTTTAAAAAAATTGTAGCACTTTCATTGACAACCAATGAAATAGTTGTGTTTATCCAAAAATTCAAAGAGTATTATCCCACACTTAACACATTTGCTTCACATATTGAAGTTACTAAGGTTATTATTGAAAAAGTAGATGCCAATATTGACCGCTTTGGTGATATAAAAGACAATGCGTCTGAGTTATTATTTGATTTACGGCAATCTATAAATAGCATCAAAGGAAAAATAAATCAAAGTTTTGCAACCGCACTTCACACATATCACAATTTAGACTATTTAGATGACATTCGAGAATCAGTGGTAGAGAACAAACGTGTTTTAGCCGTTAAAGCCATGTACCGACGCAAAGTTAAAGGTGCTATTATGGGTGGAAGTAAAACGGGCAGCATTGTTTATATAGAGCCTGAAACTACGCTTCAACACACACGTGAACTTAATAATTTAGAATATGAAGAACAAGAAGAAATTGTTAGAATTCTTAAAGAAATAACTAATTATATTCGTCCGTTTTCAGGATTATTAAAAGATTCTCAAGATTTTTTAATTAACATAGATCTTATTTCCGCAAAAGCGAAATACGCCAAATCCATGAATGCCATTCTTCCTGAAATTTCAGAAGATAAAAGCATGTTTTTACGAGATGCCTATCACCCACTCCTCTACTTAAACAATTTAAAGAAAAAAACAACAACCTTTCCTCAAACTATAGAATTAAAACAAGATAGTCGTATAATTGTTATTTCTGGCCCCAATGCTGGTGGAAAGAGTATTACTTTAAAAACGGTTGGATTATTGCAAGTCATGTTACAAAGTGGCTTATTAATTCCTGTACACGAACGCAGCAAGGTTTGTTTGTTTGATAGGGTTTTAAGTGATATCGGTGACAATCAATCTATAGAAAATCACCTAAGCACCTATAGCTACCGTTTAAAACAGATGAATTATTTCTTAAAAAAATGCAATAAAAACACACTGTTTTTGATTGATGAATTTGGCACAGGAAGTGACCCTGAATTAGGTGGTGCATTGGCAGAGACTTTCTTAGAAGAATTTTATCATCGAGAAGCTTTTGGAATCATAACCACCCATTATTCCAACTTAAAAATCTTAGCCAATGAAATGCCACACATGCTTAATGCCAATATGCTTTTTGATGAACGTACTTTAGAGCCCCTTTTTAAACTTGTAATTGGTCAAGCTGGTAGCAGTTTTACTTTTGAAGTTGCACAAAAAAATGGCATACCTTATAGTTTAATAAACCGTGCTAAAAAGAAAATTGAACGCAGTAAAGTACGTTTTGATGCTACAATAGCAAAACTTCAAAAAGAACGTTCTAAACTTGAAAAAACAGGACAATCATTAAAGCTTAACGAAAAGAAAAAGATTGAAGAAGCTGATAAACTCGAAGAAATTAATGCACGGATTCAGAAGAAATTAGAAAGTTATCAAGAATTATATGATAGTAATCAACGCCTCATATATTTAGGTCAAAAAATAAATGATCTAGCTGAAAAATATTTTAACAATAAGCAAAAAAAAGAATTGATGGGTGAACTCTTCAAGGTTGTTCAAATTGAAAATTCAAAACGCAAAAGAGTTTCAGTAAAAGAAAAAAAGTTAGTAAAAGCTAAAGAAACTAAAGTAAAGCAAGAAGTAGAAAAGAAAGTTGAGCTTATTCGAAAAAAGAAAAAAGAAGCCAAAAAACAAGCTGTTAAACCCCCAAAACCAAAACCCATTTTAAAAGTTGGAGATAGGGTTAGAATGGAAGATGGTAGAGCTATAGGAAGCATTGATAAAATTGAAAAGAACAAAGCCGTGGTAAACTATGGTATTTTTACGACTAATGTCAGTATGGATCAATTGGAATTGGTAGAGGCTATAAAGAAATAG
- a CDS encoding UDP-2,3-diacylglucosamine diphosphatase, which produces MIKRKLEIAVISDVHLGTYGCHAKQLLTYLNSIDTKKLILNGDIIDIWQFRKHYFPKPHLRIIKKLIDMATEGVEIIYITGNHDEMLRKFSGLTIGKISIVDKLVLELDGKSAWFFHGDVFDISIKNAKWLAKLGGYGYNFLIFLNHYTNWCLERLGKERYSLSKKVKNGVKGAVKYINDYEKVISDLAIENGYDYVVCGHIHQPKQAYMENKNGKTMYLNSGDWVENFTALEYQFKRWKVYYYDKDKLLPFYADEDLKNMDMKDLIAAITIFEPHKKKTP; this is translated from the coding sequence TTGATTAAACGAAAATTAGAAATAGCCGTAATATCTGATGTTCATTTAGGAACTTACGGTTGTCATGCAAAACAACTCCTAACCTATTTGAATAGTATTGATACTAAAAAACTAATTCTAAATGGTGATATTATTGATATTTGGCAATTTAGAAAACATTATTTTCCAAAACCACATTTACGAATTATAAAAAAACTTATAGACATGGCCACTGAAGGTGTGGAGATTATCTACATTACCGGAAACCATGATGAAATGTTACGTAAATTCAGTGGCCTGACTATTGGAAAAATATCTATTGTTGATAAATTGGTTTTAGAATTAGACGGTAAAAGCGCTTGGTTTTTTCATGGGGATGTTTTTGATATTTCCATAAAAAATGCCAAATGGTTAGCTAAACTTGGAGGGTATGGTTACAACTTTTTAATATTTTTAAATCATTATACAAATTGGTGCTTAGAACGCTTAGGAAAAGAACGTTACTCGCTTTCAAAAAAAGTAAAAAATGGAGTAAAAGGAGCAGTTAAATACATTAATGATTATGAAAAAGTAATATCAGACTTAGCTATTGAAAACGGTTATGACTATGTAGTATGCGGACATATACACCAGCCAAAACAGGCCTACATGGAAAACAAAAATGGTAAAACCATGTACTTAAATTCTGGAGATTGGGTTGAAAATTTTACAGCATTAGAGTACCAATTTAAACGCTGGAAAGTTTACTACTATGACAAAGACAAACTTCTACCTTTTTATGCTGATGAAGACCTTAAAAACATGGATATGAAAGACTTAATTGCTGCTATTACCATTTTTGAGCCTCACAAAAAGAAAACCCCTTAA
- a CDS encoding proline dehydrogenase family protein produces MTKHITKKQLQEILNLARKLQEPQQKARPNLFSKRIGPIIEKPKSKTFLIRMMDTAFRSSDYNRISKYITNLLNSNEESLAIFSHTEKILIKLYRFIGNKIPFVSIPLMLNQIKSVTKPILFFVNDSKFKNHVTKRKEDGVVLNVNLIGEALIGEEEAAIRIENYCLLLNQNEVDYISIKASTISSQIKPIAFNETVEILVEKLSVIYSEVIKIQKETGRLKFVNLDMEEYRDLEITLSSFMKTLDLPQFKNLRMGIVLQAYLPDSFQALLRLQQWAISRVNNGGSPIKVRLVKGANLEMEKTEASLEDWPLVTYNSKLDTDANFKKMLLQMLTKESASALNVGIASHNVFDLAFGLQLVKEHKIERYVDFEMLEGMANATVHELLKQNVKLLLYTPIVKQENYNSAIAYLVRRLDEGTQSGNFLKEGFQLKLDSDKWNELTRQFIKSVKRIDTVQDMQNRLQNRASELPKTQMEFANVANTDWVLLANRNWLDDIKKRWKSPIDILGSKIPVVANLPEKNRTLIALEAWDGVHPWKYELADIEDYQKVIGSDSEWTDYSIEKRAKLLRAAAVQMEKNRADLIGVAVAELGKTIAEVDVEVSEAIDFANYYAQSALDVFNSEGIISMSGGINLVLSPWNFPIAIPIGGVLASLAAGKRVILKPSQNAAACGYLIAKTLWDVGIPKSAFAFLPANEDTLDSFLTDDSVFDAVILTGGTATAKFLLERTPKLKLYAETGGKNATIITALADKEQAIKNVVQSAFGNAGQKCSATSLLILEEEVFNDLHFKNLLKDAAESKVHGNPWVFNTEIGPLAVKINDKLKRVLDNTTDSEWLLKPKLDGDFFLSPGIKWGISYENYEYNNELFGPILCVMKAKNLDHAISLVDNLDYGLTSGIESLDTNEVDYWLNSIKAGNLYANRSTTGAIVQRQPFGGMKASCFGFGMKAGGPNYVLQFLNKKEKDLTSKEIKEVYQNAYNTHFSKAIDYVKLRGQHNINVYLKPKEIIVCIDNKVLKNDIEKVIIAANILKVSITFYGVEACTDVSNFNLISNWSELKSKISHQNRLRVLNYERIDVQFLKMCHEKNIHVYGEKPSNYGRYELLNYLTEQNRSINYHRYGNLMGVEFVS; encoded by the coding sequence ATGACAAAACACATCACAAAAAAACAATTACAAGAAATACTAAATCTTGCGAGAAAATTACAAGAACCCCAGCAAAAAGCAAGACCTAATCTTTTTTCAAAACGGATAGGTCCAATAATAGAAAAACCTAAATCAAAGACCTTTTTAATTAGGATGATGGATACAGCTTTTCGTTCTTCTGATTATAATAGAATTTCAAAATATATTACCAATCTTTTAAACTCGAATGAAGAATCCTTGGCTATTTTTAGTCATACAGAAAAAATTCTGATTAAATTATATAGATTTATTGGAAACAAAATACCTTTTGTAAGTATTCCATTGATGCTTAATCAAATTAAAAGTGTAACAAAACCAATTTTATTTTTTGTAAATGATTCTAAATTTAAAAATCATGTAACCAAAAGAAAGGAAGACGGTGTTGTGCTAAATGTTAATTTAATTGGTGAGGCACTTATAGGGGAAGAAGAGGCAGCTATAAGAATTGAAAACTACTGTTTGTTGCTTAATCAAAATGAGGTGGATTATATTTCTATAAAAGCATCAACCATTTCATCTCAAATAAAACCCATAGCATTTAATGAAACTGTTGAGATCCTGGTTGAAAAACTTTCAGTTATTTATTCTGAAGTTATAAAAATACAAAAAGAAACGGGTCGGTTAAAGTTTGTTAATTTAGATATGGAAGAATATCGTGATTTAGAAATTACACTTTCCTCTTTCATGAAAACATTGGATTTGCCGCAGTTTAAAAATTTAAGAATGGGAATTGTGCTGCAAGCGTATTTGCCTGATTCTTTTCAGGCGTTATTAAGACTTCAGCAATGGGCTATTTCTCGCGTAAATAATGGAGGAAGTCCAATAAAAGTAAGGCTGGTTAAAGGCGCAAATCTTGAAATGGAAAAAACAGAAGCTTCTCTTGAAGATTGGCCTCTTGTAACATATAATTCAAAATTAGATACTGATGCTAATTTTAAAAAAATGTTGCTTCAAATGCTAACTAAAGAATCTGCTTCTGCTTTAAATGTTGGTATTGCATCACACAATGTTTTTGATTTAGCGTTTGGTTTACAACTTGTAAAAGAACATAAAATTGAAAGATATGTGGATTTTGAAATGCTTGAAGGTATGGCAAATGCAACGGTTCATGAACTCTTAAAACAAAACGTTAAACTTTTGCTTTACACGCCTATTGTTAAGCAAGAGAATTACAATAGTGCCATTGCATATTTGGTTCGCCGATTGGATGAAGGGACTCAAAGTGGGAATTTTTTAAAAGAAGGCTTTCAGTTGAAATTAGATTCTGATAAATGGAATGAATTAACGCGGCAGTTTATAAAAAGTGTTAAACGTATTGACACGGTACAAGACATGCAAAATAGATTGCAAAATAGGGCGTCAGAATTACCAAAAACTCAAATGGAGTTTGCTAATGTTGCAAATACTGATTGGGTATTACTTGCAAATAGAAATTGGCTCGATGATATAAAAAAGCGTTGGAAGTCGCCTATTGATATTTTAGGAAGCAAAATACCTGTTGTGGCTAATTTGCCTGAAAAAAACAGAACTTTAATAGCTTTAGAGGCCTGGGATGGCGTTCATCCATGGAAATATGAACTTGCTGATATTGAAGATTATCAAAAAGTTATAGGATCAGATTCAGAATGGACTGATTACTCAATTGAAAAGCGTGCAAAATTACTGAGAGCAGCCGCGGTACAAATGGAAAAAAATCGCGCTGATTTGATAGGAGTAGCAGTGGCTGAATTAGGAAAAACAATAGCAGAAGTTGATGTAGAAGTTTCTGAAGCTATAGACTTTGCTAATTACTATGCACAAAGTGCATTGGATGTATTTAATTCGGAAGGTATAATAAGTATGTCAGGTGGTATTAATCTGGTATTGTCGCCATGGAATTTTCCAATAGCCATTCCAATTGGAGGTGTATTAGCATCGTTAGCGGCAGGAAAACGCGTTATTTTAAAGCCTTCGCAAAATGCAGCAGCTTGTGGATATTTAATAGCTAAAACTTTATGGGATGTGGGCATTCCAAAAAGCGCCTTTGCTTTTTTGCCTGCCAATGAAGATACCTTAGATTCTTTTTTAACAGACGACTCTGTATTTGATGCTGTTATTTTAACAGGTGGAACTGCTACTGCTAAATTTTTATTGGAAAGAACACCCAAACTGAAACTTTATGCTGAAACGGGAGGTAAAAATGCTACCATCATAACGGCATTGGCAGATAAAGAGCAGGCTATTAAAAATGTGGTACAATCTGCTTTTGGAAATGCTGGTCAAAAATGCTCTGCTACATCTTTATTAATACTTGAAGAAGAGGTGTTTAATGATCTTCATTTTAAGAACTTATTAAAAGATGCCGCAGAAAGTAAAGTACATGGGAATCCATGGGTTTTTAACACTGAAATAGGACCATTAGCTGTTAAAATAAATGATAAACTTAAACGTGTTTTAGATAACACTACTGATAGTGAATGGCTTTTAAAACCAAAATTAGATGGTGATTTCTTCTTGTCTCCCGGTATTAAATGGGGTATTTCTTACGAAAATTACGAGTATAACAACGAACTTTTTGGACCCATTTTGTGTGTAATGAAAGCTAAAAACCTTGATCATGCTATATCATTGGTTGACAATTTAGACTATGGATTAACAAGTGGTATTGAAAGCTTAGATACTAATGAGGTAGATTATTGGTTGAATAGTATTAAAGCAGGTAATTTGTATGCCAATAGGTCAACAACAGGAGCTATTGTACAGCGTCAACCATTTGGAGGCATGAAAGCTTCGTGTTTTGGGTTTGGAATGAAAGCTGGAGGACCTAATTATGTATTGCAATTTTTAAATAAAAAAGAAAAGGATTTGACTTCAAAAGAAATAAAAGAAGTATATCAAAACGCATATAATACCCATTTTTCAAAAGCCATAGATTATGTAAAATTGAGGGGGCAGCATAATATTAATGTGTATTTAAAACCTAAAGAAATTATTGTTTGTATAGATAATAAAGTTTTAAAAAATGATATTGAAAAAGTGATAATAGCAGCTAATATTTTGAAAGTTTCTATTACATTTTACGGGGTTGAAGCGTGTACAGATGTTTCAAACTTTAATTTAATAAGTAACTGGTCTGAGCTAAAATCAAAAATCAGCCACCAGAATAGGCTTCGTGTTTTAAATTACGAAAGAATAGACGTGCAATTTTTGAAAATGTGCCATGAAAAAAATATTCATGTTTATGGTGAAAAACCAAGTAATTATGGGAGGTATGAATTGCTTAATTATTTGACAGAACAGAACAGATCAATTAATTATCACCGTTATGGGAATTTGATGGGCGTGGAGTTTGTTTCATAA
- a CDS encoding GNAT family N-acetyltransferase, whose protein sequence is MTFRKANKNDLASIIELFADDALGKTREQFKTPLPESYIKAFEIINADKNQELMVVENNVSEVIATFQLTFIQYMNYCGGLRAQVESVQVRKDQRGLGVGKKIFEWAISRSKEKKAHILQLTSDKKRPKAIEFYKKLGFIDSHEGMKLHLK, encoded by the coding sequence ATGACCTTTAGAAAAGCAAACAAAAACGACTTAGCCTCAATAATTGAGTTATTTGCTGATGACGCCTTAGGGAAAACCAGAGAGCAATTTAAAACCCCGCTACCGGAATCATATATAAAAGCATTTGAAATAATCAATGCCGACAAAAATCAAGAATTAATGGTTGTAGAAAATAATGTTTCTGAAGTTATTGCAACATTTCAACTAACTTTCATACAATATATGAATTATTGTGGTGGTTTAAGAGCTCAAGTAGAATCTGTACAGGTTAGAAAAGACCAAAGAGGACTTGGCGTTGGAAAAAAAATATTTGAGTGGGCTATAAGTAGGTCAAAAGAAAAAAAAGCTCATATTTTACAACTAACAAGTGACAAAAAACGCCCAAAAGCCATTGAATTCTATAAAAAACTTGGGTTTATTGACTCTCACGAAGGCATGAAATTACATTTAAAATAA
- a CDS encoding dicarboxylate/amino acid:cation symporter: MKKLALHWKILIGMVLGIIWALLSSSLGWSEFTINWIDPFGTIFINLLKLIAVPLVLFSIIGGVANIGDPASLGRMGGKTLGIYLITTVLAISLGLGLVNLVKPGKLIDEQSRIDNRISYEIWAAAEGHEIKDGINYLQNPDFFERAQEISKLSKSELKEASFTDKIEKAKTQKSISPLQPLVDIVPDNFFYSLSNNGLMLQIIFFALFFGVCLLFIPDEKSEPVLVLVDGINEVFLKMVDLVMQAAPFFVFTLLAGVVSKMAGNDIGKVVEIFKGLSWYSLTVLLGLLLMIFVVYPSVLKMFVKKIPYLGFFKAMGPAQTLAFSTSSSAATLPVTMECVEQNLGVDKKISSFVLPIGATVNMDGTSLYQAVAVIFLAQMHMIDLSIGQQLTVVITTTLASIGSAAVPSAGLVMLIVVLDSVGLNPAWIAIIFPVDRILDMFRTVVNVTGDATVCSIIANSENMINYNDHDPTETFDLDS; the protein is encoded by the coding sequence ATGAAGAAACTGGCATTACATTGGAAAATATTGATAGGTATGGTACTCGGTATCATTTGGGCTTTACTTTCAAGCTCATTAGGTTGGAGTGAATTCACTATTAATTGGATAGATCCATTTGGCACTATTTTTATCAATTTATTGAAATTAATAGCGGTACCATTAGTGCTTTTTTCAATAATTGGAGGTGTAGCTAATATTGGAGACCCAGCAAGTTTAGGACGAATGGGAGGAAAAACTTTAGGTATTTATTTAATAACTACTGTTTTAGCTATTTCATTAGGTTTAGGGTTGGTAAACCTTGTTAAACCAGGTAAATTAATTGATGAACAAAGTAGAATTGATAATAGAATAAGCTATGAAATTTGGGCAGCAGCTGAAGGTCATGAAATTAAAGATGGAATAAATTATTTACAAAATCCTGATTTTTTTGAGCGTGCTCAAGAAATTTCTAAACTTTCAAAGTCTGAATTAAAAGAAGCGTCATTTACTGATAAAATAGAAAAAGCCAAAACTCAAAAAAGTATATCGCCATTACAGCCCCTTGTAGATATTGTGCCAGATAACTTTTTTTATTCGCTTTCCAATAACGGATTGATGCTACAGATTATATTCTTTGCCTTATTTTTTGGTGTATGTCTGTTATTCATACCAGATGAAAAATCTGAACCCGTTTTGGTCTTAGTTGATGGTATTAACGAAGTATTTTTGAAAATGGTAGATTTGGTGATGCAGGCAGCTCCATTTTTTGTGTTTACTTTATTAGCGGGTGTTGTAAGCAAAATGGCAGGTAATGATATTGGGAAAGTAGTGGAAATTTTTAAAGGCTTAAGTTGGTATTCTTTAACCGTTTTATTAGGCTTATTACTTATGATATTTGTAGTCTACCCAAGTGTTTTAAAGATGTTTGTGAAAAAAATTCCTTACTTAGGCTTTTTTAAAGCCATGGGACCTGCTCAAACTTTAGCTTTTTCAACTTCAAGTAGTGCAGCCACATTACCCGTAACGATGGAGTGTGTAGAACAAAATTTAGGTGTAGATAAAAAGATAAGTAGTTTTGTGTTACCTATTGGTGCAACGGTTAATATGGATGGTACGAGTTTATATCAAGCAGTAGCAGTTATATTTTTAGCACAAATGCATATGATTGATTTGAGTATAGGACAGCAATTAACAGTAGTAATTACCACTACATTGGCTTCTATTGGTTCTGCAGCAGTGCCAAGTGCTGGTTTAGTTATGTTAATTGTTGTATTGGATTCTGTGGGATTAAACCCTGCTTGGATTGCTATTATTTTTCCTGTAGACAGAATTTTAGATATGTTTAGAACAGTTGTAAACGTTACAGGTGATGCAACAGTTTGCTCAATAATAGCAAATAGTGAAAACATGATAAATTACAATGACCATGATCCGACTGAAACTTTTGATTTAGATTCTTAA
- a CDS encoding thiol-disulfide oxidoreductase DCC family protein: protein MTTLPKHKKLILFDGICNLCNSSVLYVIKHDKKNVFMFTALQSTTGQCIIKEHNIDTTKIDSILLYTPKNGIVYKSTAALKIAIHLNFPINLMSVFLIIPPFIRNWVYDYIAKNRYKWYGKKASCWVPTPELKRKFL, encoded by the coding sequence ATGACAACACTACCAAAACATAAAAAACTCATTCTATTTGACGGTATTTGCAACCTTTGCAATAGCTCAGTACTATACGTAATAAAACATGACAAAAAAAACGTTTTTATGTTTACCGCTTTACAAAGTACTACGGGGCAATGTATTATCAAAGAACATAATATAGATACCACAAAAATAGACTCCATACTACTTTACACACCAAAAAATGGAATCGTTTATAAATCTACTGCAGCACTAAAAATTGCAATTCATTTAAACTTTCCTATAAATTTAATGAGTGTATTTTTAATCATCCCGCCTTTTATTAGAAATTGGGTTTATGACTATATAGCCAAAAACCGATATAAATGGTATGGGAAGAAAGCATCTTGTTGGGTTCCTACTCCTGAATTGAAGCGTAAATTTTTATAG
- a CDS encoding sulfurtransferase yields the protein MAVISIESPIVSIEWLCEHLDAENLIILDGTINNFFDSSKNQILNTRFFDIKKKFSDIANAFPSAFPSVELFQKEARKLGINKNSAIVVYDDRGIYSSARVWWLFKAMGHSNVAVLNGGFPAWQKAKYPIEKSKITKVYSGDFIANIQPELMKFFEDVKDVTKNKTHKIIDARSKERFFSLVDEPREGLRRGTIPNSVNLPFKDLMEGNELKDTVVLQSIFNNLAQKEDPIIFSCGSGITACILALGATISGYKNIAVYDGSWTEWGSLVDE from the coding sequence ATGGCTGTTATTTCTATAGAATCACCTATTGTATCCATAGAATGGCTTTGTGAACATTTAGATGCGGAAAACCTTATTATACTTGATGGTACTATAAATAATTTTTTTGACTCTTCTAAAAATCAAATATTAAATACACGTTTTTTTGATATAAAAAAGAAATTTAGTGATATTGCAAATGCCTTTCCAAGTGCATTTCCTTCTGTTGAACTATTTCAAAAAGAAGCCAGAAAATTGGGCATAAATAAAAATAGTGCCATAGTAGTTTATGACGATAGAGGTATTTATTCAAGTGCGCGAGTTTGGTGGCTCTTTAAGGCGATGGGGCATAGTAATGTAGCAGTTTTAAATGGAGGGTTTCCTGCATGGCAAAAAGCAAAGTATCCAATAGAGAAGTCAAAAATAACAAAAGTCTATTCTGGAGATTTTATTGCTAATATTCAGCCGGAATTAATGAAGTTTTTTGAAGATGTTAAGGATGTTACAAAAAATAAAACACATAAAATAATTGATGCACGTTCAAAAGAACGATTTTTTTCTTTAGTTGATGAACCACGTGAAGGACTCCGAAGAGGAACTATTCCAAATTCAGTAAATCTACCTTTTAAAGATTTGATGGAGGGTAATGAACTTAAAGATACCGTTGTACTACAATCAATATTTAATAATTTAGCTCAAAAAGAAGATCCTATTATTTTTTCATGTGGTTCAGGAATTACAGCTTGTATTTTAGCTTTAGGAGCCACAATTTCAGGATATAAAAACATTGCAGTTTATGATGGTTCTTGGACAGAATGGGGGAGTCTAGTTGATGAATAA
- the aroC gene encoding chorismate synthase yields MAGNSFGKLFTLTTYGESHGPALGGVIDGCPSGITLDLDAIQEELDRRKPGQSAIVTQRKEPDTVKFHSGIFEGVTTGTSIGFVIENTNQKSHDYSHIKDSYRPSHADYTYDKKYGVRDYRGGGRSSARETACRVVAGAIAKQMLRGIEIIAYVSGVGTMKLHKAYNELDLTKIESNIVRCPDQDMAANMETYIKEVRSKGDTVGGIVSCVIKNVPVGLGEPVFDKLHAELGKAMLSINAVKGFEYGSGFHGSTMYGSDHNDAFNTDGSTKTNYSGGIQGGISNGMDIYFNVAFKPVATLIQEYETIDKEGKVVQMHGKGRHDPCVVPRAVPIVEAMAALVIADFFLINKLYG; encoded by the coding sequence ATGGCTGGAAATTCCTTTGGAAAACTGTTTACACTTACTACATATGGTGAATCTCACGGACCTGCTTTAGGCGGTGTGATTGATGGGTGTCCATCTGGGATTACGTTAGATTTAGACGCTATTCAGGAAGAGTTAGATAGACGAAAACCAGGACAGTCTGCTATAGTTACCCAACGAAAAGAGCCTGATACCGTAAAGTTTCATTCGGGTATTTTTGAGGGGGTTACTACAGGAACTTCTATTGGTTTTGTAATTGAAAATACCAATCAAAAATCTCATGATTACAGTCATATAAAAGATAGCTATCGACCTAGTCATGCTGATTATACATATGATAAAAAGTATGGTGTAAGAGATTATCGTGGTGGAGGCCGTAGTTCAGCACGTGAGACTGCTTGTCGTGTTGTAGCAGGTGCCATAGCGAAGCAAATGTTGAGAGGAATTGAAATTATAGCCTATGTTTCAGGTGTTGGTACCATGAAATTGCATAAAGCTTATAACGAATTAGATCTCACTAAAATAGAGTCTAATATTGTACGTTGCCCAGATCAAGACATGGCGGCAAACATGGAGACTTATATTAAAGAAGTGCGCAGTAAAGGAGATACTGTTGGAGGTATTGTAAGTTGTGTAATAAAAAATGTACCTGTGGGATTGGGGGAACCTGTATTTGATAAGTTACATGCCGAATTAGGTAAAGCCATGCTTTCAATAAATGCTGTTAAAGGTTTTGAATACGGTAGTGGATTTCATGGAAGTACCATGTATGGTTCAGATCATAATGATGCATTTAACACTGATGGCTCTACAAAAACTAATTATTCTGGTGGTATTCAAGGTGGTATAAGTAACGGGATGGATATTTATTTTAATGTTGCTTTTAAACCTGTTGCTACCTTAATACAGGAATATGAAACAATTGATAAAGAAGGGAAAGTAGTGCAAATGCATGGTAAAGGGCGTCATGATCCTTGTGTAGTACCGCGTGCTGTTCCTATTGTAGAAGCTATGGCTGCATTGGTTATTGCAGATTTTTTCTTGATTAATAAATTGTATGGTTAA